The following proteins come from a genomic window of Amaranthus tricolor cultivar Red isolate AtriRed21 chromosome 14, ASM2621246v1, whole genome shotgun sequence:
- the LOC130800317 gene encoding uncharacterized protein LOC130800317: MHGREDMCSVSSATTVVCVIDSSTSLIYKDGRKISVGDCALFKPAEDSPPFVGIIRCWTFEKESNLKLRVNWLYRPAEVKLLKGAAPEAAPNEVFYSFHSDEIPAASLLHPCKVAFLPKGVELPPGICSFVCRRVYDITNKCLWWLTDQNYIDDRQEEVDKLLHKTRIEMHASTEQHQGPRSPKPANGSAATSPLKHSPDSVQNSSSNFSSHKKGKKRERSDHSFDAVKRERSSRPDDGDSAMLRSENSLNFEIAKFTEKGGLMDSEAVMRLVRLMQPEKSEKKIDLAGRSMLAGIIAATDKLDCLNQFVQLRGLLVLNEWLQEVHKGKIGDLGNLKNGDKCVDDFLLVLLRALDKLPVNLNALQMCNIGKSVNHLRSHKNAEIQKKARSLVDTWKKRVEAEMNIHDGKSGSSQSVHWQGRSQQDSPHGGHRHPSGPEAAVRSSITHHSSLKTASVKAVPVESNSKAALTHPCGVKSALSTMSNAESYKDGQPKIAASGGSSDPQTVAREEKSSSSSQSHTNSQCSSDQAKNMVSCGKEDTRRSTAGSRGLNKTVVSSSKHRKSANGPSSGVRENASTRSSSMGRNSDSEKVSNNAVDAAVQESNNHKLIVKIPNRGRGPVQSLTGGSLEDSSCRNSGASSPALLEKQDHLEGSWKGNKLDSHEVDGSSTSVQRSGETRRLPNVSKMAESSPSRNEIKSRKAHDSSFSSMNALIESCAKFSEVNVPISAGDDVGMNLLASVAAREISKSCITSPAVSPNRNSKIVESSGTDLIQQVQSANIAEAENHTNITGVSTVDGEIGKLCNVKVGNSRETVEGCTKNDDTMDETTSSTVSVGCTSGKSGGDLAAETMNGKVKAAKEESQSDVPIESHVVGGSLEAEDKVKVASLNAEFEEKAHRDTALGPPSRDGEKSSMHGLQSTAVALKSEPLDKNERLMIVSNVENQHLTAVTSNEVKSENSDGLTPADLRSQTGNTLLVKESKPSVPERVGESVGCSADMNQEKSFKDKNNENKESPVQQSGNLATQASSGAALPVTELPFAVKGTELTAVKEENKENGVSATENDTLPPALGGPDVDSKLGFDLNEGFDVDEGKNGEATSLSAGPCPDNILAGSSLQIPGFSASFGLPASVTVAAAAKGPFVPPDDLMRNKQELKWKGSAATSAFRPAEPRKVVEMSLGPNRTPVLDDSCRPARFPLDIDLNVADESFGQELCVRNNPVSELMNTSSLRSSGGLDLDLNKVDEAPEMSHVGRHLTGNIQRVESFGQHGKPSTSNVFGNGEASSKRDFDLNDGPAIEEPVEQIPSSLHNRSSILLQPPLGPRINSSDTGNCISWYPPVTSYSVSVTPSALPDRDAFSIVGMGGGPQRVMSGPTSALSFNPDAYRGSVLSSSPALPFHPGPFQYPVLPFGTSFPLPTSALASGSSGYMDPSAGGRIAAIPSQLVGNAGAVSFQYPHTYVVSRSIPDIGNNAVIENNHKWGKQGLDLNSGPGVLDVEGRDESLAIGSRQIPSISSQSLAEEQARMYSMGGGHLRRKDPEGGWNIDKLNFKQSSWR, translated from the exons AAGATTAGTGTTGGAGACTGTGCTCTTTTCAAGCCTGCCGAAGACTCTCCACCTTTTGTAGGTATTATTCGTTGTTGGACATTTGAAAAAGAAAGTAATTTAAAGCTCCGTGTGAATTGGCTTTATCGTCCCGCTGAAGTTAAACTTTTAAAAGGCGCTGCACCTGAAGCCGCGCCGAACGAAGTTTTTTACTCTTTCCACAGTGATGAGATTCCTGCTGCATCTTTACTTCACCCGtgtaaagttgcatttttgcCTAAAGGCGTTGAACTTCCACCAGGGATTTGTTCATTTGTGTGTCGGCGAGTTTATGACATTACAAACAAGTGTTTGTGGTGGCTGACAGATCAAAATTATATTGAT GATCGGCAGGAAGAAGTAGATAAACTATTGCATAAAACTCGTATAGAAATGCATGCTTCAACAGAACAACATCAAGGTCCCCGTTCACCAAAACCAGCGAATGGCTCAGCCGCAACATCCCCATTGAAACATAGTCCAGATAGTGTGCAGAATAGTAGTTCTAACTTCTCTTCTCATAAAAAGGGCAAGAAAAGGGAACGCAGTGATCATTCTTTTGATGCTGTTAAACGAGAACGGTCTTCTAGACCTGATGATGGTGACTCTGCTATGTTGAGATCAGAAAACTCATTGAACTTCGAAATTGCTAAATTTACCGAGAAAGGCGGACTTATGGATTCTGAAGCCGTAATGAGGTTGGTGCGACTCATGCAGCCTGAAAAATCTGAGAAAAAGATTGACTTGGCGGGAAGGTCCATGCTTGCTGGTATTATAGCTGCTACAGATAAGCTTGATTGCCTTAATCAGTTTGTCCAGCTTAGAGGTTTACTTGTATTAAATGAATGGCTCCAGGAAGTTCACAAGGGTAAAATTGGCGATTTAGGAAACCTAAAAAACGGAGATAAATGTGTGGATGATTTTCTCTTGGTTTTGCTTCGTGCACTGGATAAACTTCCTGTGAATCTTAATGCGTTACAGATGTGTAACATAGGCAAATCTGTCAATCATTTGCGCTCTCATAAAAACGCTGAAATTCAGAAGAAAGCAAGGAGCTTGGTTGACACATGGAAGAAACGTGTTGAGGCTGAAATGAATATCCATGATGGAAAATCTGGTTCAAGCCAAAGTGTTCATTGGCAAGGCAGATCACAACAAGACAGTCCTCATGGTGGACATCGACACCCTAGTGGTCCCGAAGCAGCTGTTAGGAGTTCCATCACACATCACTCTTCCTTGAAAACGGCTTCAGTGAAAGCTGTTCCTGTGGAATCTAATTCCAAAGCTGCATTAACGCATCCATGTGGTGTAAAGTCAGCATTGTCAACTATGTCAAATGCAGAAAGCTATAAGGATGGGCAACCCAAAATAGCTGCTAGTGGTGGAAGCTCTGATCCGCAGACTGTAGCAAGGGAGGAAAAAAGTAGTAGTTCCAGTCAGTCCCACACAAACAGTCAGTGCTCTAGTGACCAGGCTAAAAATATGGTTTCGTGTGGAAAGGAGGATACTAGGAGGTCGACTGCGGGGTCCAGGGGTTTAAATAAAACTGTAGTCAGTAGTTCCAAGCATCGAAAATCAGCTAATGGCCCTTCATCTGGTGTCAGAGAAAACGCATCAACTCGAAGCTCATCAATGGGCAGAAATTCCGATTCAGAAAAAGTATCAAATAATGCTGTTGATGCGGCTGTTCAGGAAAGTAACAATCATAAGCTCATTGTCAAGATTCCTAATCGTGGACGGGGTCCTGTACAAAGCCTTACTGGAGGCTCTTTGGAGGATTCATCCTGCAGAAACAGTGGAGCATCTTCTCCTGCTCTTTTGGAGAAGCAAGATCACTTGGAGGGCTCGTGGAAGGGAAATAAACTTGACTCTCATGAGGTTGATGGATCTTCAACTTCTGTCCAAAGATCTGGTGAAACACGGAGATTACCTAATGTTTCGAAGATGGCTGAGTCCTCTCCATCCAGAAATGAGATCAAGTCTAGAAAAGCACACGATTCTTCTTTCAGCTCCATGAATGCTTTAATCGAGAGCTGTGCTAAGTTCTCAGAAGTGAATGTGCCTATATCTGCTGGGGATGATGTTGGAATGAATTTGCTTGCCAGTGTAGCTGCTAGAGAAATTTCAAAGTCCTGTATTACTTCACCTGCTGTCTCTCCTAACAGAAACTCTAAAATTGTTGAAAGTTCTGGTACCGACCTCATTCAACAAGTTCAGTCCGCTAATATTGCTGAGGCTGAAAATCATACAAATATTACAGGCGTTTCAACTGTTGATGGGGAAATCGGCAAGCTGTGTAATGTTAAAGTTGGGAATTCACGTGAAACTGTGGAAGGCTGCACGAAGAACGATGATACAATGGACGAAACTACTTCTTCAACTGTATCTGTTGGTTGCACTTCAGGAAAGAGTGGAGGTGATCTTGCTGCTGAAACTATGAATGGAAAAGTCAAAGCTGCGAAAGAAGAGTCTCAGAGTGACGTTCCAATTGAAAGCCATGTAGTTGGTGGTTCCTTGGAAGCAGAAGATAAAGTTAAAGTTGCCTCTTTGAATGCCGAGTTTGAGGAAAAAGCTCACAGGGATACTGCACTAGGCCCTCCTAGTCGTGATGGTGAAAAAAGTAGTATGCATGGCCTTCAAAGCACTGCTGTAGCATTAAAATCCGAGCCTTTGGATAAAAATGAGAGATTGATGATAGTCTCTAATGTTGAAAATCAGCATTTGACTGCAGTAACTTCAAATGAAGTCAAATCTGAAAACTCTGATGGTTTAACTCCAGCTGACCTTAGAAGTCAGACGGGTAATACTCTATTAGTCAAAGAGAGCAAGCCTTCCGTTCCTGAGAGAGTAGGTGAATCTGTAGGGTGTAGTGCTGACATGAATCAAGAAAAAAGCTTCAAggataaaaataatgaaaacaaaGAGTCCCCGGTGCAGCAGTCTGGTAATTTAGCGACTCAAGCTAGTTCAGGAGCTGCTTTGCCGGTTACAGAATTACCTTTTGCTGTAAAAGGAACCGAATTGACTGCTGTAAAAGAGGAGAATAAAGAGAATGGTGTGTCTGCTACTGAAAATGATACTCTGCCACCTGCTTTAGGAGGTCCAGATGTGGATTCAAAGCTTGGTTTTGACTTGAATGAAGGCTTTGATGTGGATGAGGGGAAGAACGGTGAGGCAACTAGTTTGTCTGCTGGTCCATGCCCTGATAATATTTTGGCAGGAAGCTCCTTGCAAATCCCTGGTTTTTCTGCATCATTTGGCCTTCCAGCATCAGTCactgttgctgctgctgctaAGGGACCCTTTGTACCACCTGATGATTTGATGCGGAATAAGCAGGAACTGAAATGGAAAGGATCAGCTGCCACAAGTGCATTTCGTCCAGCTGAGCCAAGAAAAGTTGTGGAAATGTCTCTGGGTCCCAACAGAACTCCTGTACTTGATGATAGTTGCAGACCAGCTCGCTTTCCTTTGGATATTGACCTCAATGTGGCAGATGAAAGTTTTGGTCAGGAGTTGTGTGTGAGAAATAATCCTGTATCTGAGCTTATGAATACATCATCATTGCGTAGCTCTGGAGGACTTGACCTTGATCTGAATAAAGTGGATGAAGCTCCAGAAATGTCTCATGTGGGACGACATTTGACCGGAAACATTCAGAGAGTTGAAAGCTTTGGTCAGCATGGTAAACCATCAACATCTAATGTTTTTGGCAATGGTGAAGCTAGTAGTAAGAGAGATTTTGATTTGAATGATGGGCCTGCAATTGAGGAGCCTGTTGAACAAATCCCATCTAGTCTGCATAACCGTAGCAGTATTCTTCTCCAACCTCCTTTGGGGCCTAGAATTAATAGCTCTGATACGGGGAATTGCATTTCTTGGTATCCCCCAGTTACCAGCTATTCAGTGAGTGTGACACCATCTGCTTTACCTGATAGAGATGCTTTTTCCATTGTTGGGATGGGTGGTGGTCCGCAGCGTGTTATGAGCGGTCCAACCTCAGCTTTGTCGTTTAATCCTGATGCCTACAGGGGATCAGTACTATCATCCTCTCCTGCTTTGCCATTCCATCCAGGCCCTTTCCAATATCCAGTCTTGCCATTCGGGACTAGTTTTCCTCTGCCTACATCTGCCTTGGCTAGTGGGTCATCTGGTTACATGGACCCATCTGCTGGTGGGCGGATTGCTGCCATTCCTTCTCAGTTGGTCGGAAACGCAGGAGCAGTTTCATTCCAGTATCCACATACATATGTTGTTTCTCGCTCTATTCCAGATATTGGAAATAATGCtgtaattgaaaacaatcataAATGGGGAAAGCAAGGTCTAGATCTCAATTCTGGTCCTGGAGTGTTGGATGTGGAAGGCAGAGATGAGTCACTGGCAATTGGATCCCGGCAGATTCCCAGCATCAGTTCACAGTCCCTTGCTGAGGAGCAAGCAAGAATGTATAGCATGGGTGGTGGTCATCTAAGAAGGAAGGACCCAGAGGGAGGATGGAATATAGATAAGCTCAACTTCAAGCAATCTTCGTGGCGATAG